The proteins below come from a single Mercenaria mercenaria strain notata chromosome 3, MADL_Memer_1, whole genome shotgun sequence genomic window:
- the LOC128555683 gene encoding lymphocyte expansion molecule-like, translating into MAEKKFKGSPFGTQTARFDVSGVHPKVKVPGTFTEIPYDKKSIEELNRRMGPGSYHVDVGGFNKKTVDENASGPGWARAHEVERSAALPHLLHKEQWEMKKELVRKLGPGSYEIKDFLQNTDLKPRSARGICETRATRFKELQNEIPGPGTYGKGGVPHAASEEKAQLSTSTVGMLDAGSSTPRNLPSVGSKLGPGTYNFKSFAEQTVNKVTSVRGPYDLFSGDRNKPITVGYLAAPKLANLGPGQYQLKSFVDGWETIHRKRQGKFGKVKQYPEQPTERIFCSTLSQCPKEETQPGPGQYEPGELTRPGSKKAPGFLSTAQRNDKLSQKFFTRNFNPVGPGRYDVQKWEEAQHQNGHSSVFQAKTGKLSLAMEKFLKERVRGKDVRVEDRVFLVTPQAPPGYDMYRSKTQENFTKYKAMTVA; encoded by the exons atggcAGAGAAAAAGTTCAAAGGTTCTCCGTTCGGCACGCAAACTGCAAG GTTTGATGTGTCAGGTGTACATCCTAAAGTGAAGGTGCCTGGAACCTTTACAGAAATACCGTATGATAAAAAATCTATCGAGGAATTG aatCGCCGCATGGGTCCCGGCTCTTACCATGTGGATGTTGGAGGATTCAATAAGAAGACAGTAGATGAAAATGCCTCTGGACCCGGATGGGCTCGTGCACATGAGGTAGAACGTAGTGCAGCATTACCACATCTATTGCATAAAGAACAATGGGAAATGAAAAAGGAGCTa GTCAGGAAACTTGGACCTGgttcatatgaaataaaagattttCTGCAAAATACTGACCTAAAGCCTCGCAGTGCTAGAGGTATATGTGAAACACGTGCAACAAGATTTAAAGAATTACAGAATGAAATTCCTGGGCCAG GAACATATGGTAAAGGTGGTGTACCACATGCAGCTAGTGAAGAAAAGGCGCAGCTATCTACATCAACAGTGGGCATGCTAGATGCTGGTTCATCTACCCCTAGAAATCTACCTTCTGTT GGTTCGAAACTAGGACCAGGAACATACAATTTCAAGAGTTTTGCGGAGCAGACAGTGAACAAAGTTACAAGTGTTAGAGGACCATATGATCTGTTCTCTGGTGATAGGAATAAACCAATCACTGTAGGCTATCTAGCAGCACCT AAACTAGCCAATTTGGGACCAGGGCAATATCAGTTGAAGTCATTTGTAGACGGTTGGGAGACAATTCACAGAAAACGTCAAGGTAAATTTGGAAAGGTGAAACAGTACCCTGAACAACCTACAGAGAGAATCTTCTGTAGCACGCTGTCACAGTGTCCGAAAGAAGAG ACACAACCGGGGCCAGGTCAGTATGAACCCGGGGAGTTGACCCGACCGGGATCTAAGAAAGCTCCAGGCTTCCTATCCACTGCCCAGAGGAATGATAAACTTTCACAGAAATTCTTCACAAGGAACTTT AATCCAGTAGGTCCAGGTCGCTATGACGTACAGAAATGGGAGGAGGCACAGCATCAGAATGGCCACAGCAGTGTGTTCCAAGCAAAGACAGGAAAATTATCACTTGCCATGGAAAAATTCCTCaa AGAGCGTGTTCGTGGCAAGGATGTACGTGTAGAAGATCGTGTATTCCTAGTTACACCGCAAGCGCCGCCAGGGTACGATATGTATAGATCAAAAACACAGGAGAACTTCACAAAATATAAAGCTATGACAGTTGCTTAG